One genomic window of Paeniglutamicibacter sp. Y32M11 includes the following:
- a CDS encoding MFS transporter, whose amino-acid sequence MARLLADLTPLRESPAFKRLWIGNALSAVGGQLTLVAVSLEVYALTGSSLYVGLLGAFALVPLVLAGLYGGAIADAYDRRKVALASALVLWTATAAIAAQAWLGVDNVWLLYGLVAIHSAAGGINQPTRGAIIPAIVGLKNLPAANSLNMVTFGISQMIGPLLGGLLVAQFGFGWTYTIDVLTYAAAVWSVYKLPSLPPEGTPAKAGLRSVIEGFKFLGTQPNVRMTFLIDIAAMVLAAPRALLPAIGAILIGGGELTMGLLLAATALGAFLAGMFSGPVGRIHRQGLAVFICVCLWGASIGLFGVVVVLSSRSPVPSDGSIGGWIWPAAACMALAGVADAVSSVFRTTILQSATPDHLRGRLQGVFIVVVAGGPRLGEMLSGGVAGGIGEGWTLVFGGLACIAAASALMRWEPGFLRYDSRRPSP is encoded by the coding sequence GTGGCCCGACTCCTTGCTGACCTGACCCCTTTGCGCGAAAGCCCTGCCTTCAAGAGATTATGGATCGGCAACGCGTTGTCGGCGGTAGGCGGCCAACTAACCCTTGTAGCCGTCAGCCTCGAGGTCTACGCGTTGACTGGGTCCAGTCTCTATGTTGGACTGCTGGGAGCTTTTGCCCTGGTACCACTGGTGCTGGCTGGACTATATGGCGGCGCTATTGCCGATGCTTATGATCGCCGCAAGGTGGCGCTAGCTTCGGCCCTCGTCTTGTGGACTGCCACCGCAGCCATCGCCGCGCAAGCATGGCTGGGCGTTGACAACGTGTGGCTGCTCTATGGTCTGGTGGCCATCCACTCCGCTGCGGGCGGAATCAACCAGCCCACCCGCGGTGCCATCATTCCCGCGATCGTGGGACTCAAGAACCTGCCCGCGGCCAACTCGCTCAATATGGTCACTTTCGGTATATCCCAGATGATTGGTCCGCTGCTTGGCGGGCTACTGGTCGCTCAGTTCGGATTTGGCTGGACCTACACCATTGATGTGCTCACTTATGCCGCGGCGGTGTGGTCCGTCTACAAATTGCCCTCGCTTCCCCCGGAAGGCACGCCTGCCAAGGCTGGCCTGCGATCGGTCATCGAGGGGTTTAAGTTCCTCGGCACCCAGCCCAACGTGCGGATGACCTTCCTGATCGACATCGCGGCCATGGTTTTAGCCGCGCCCAGAGCACTGCTACCTGCCATCGGCGCAATACTCATCGGCGGCGGTGAACTGACGATGGGGTTGCTCTTGGCGGCGACAGCGCTGGGTGCCTTCCTCGCGGGAATGTTCTCCGGGCCCGTCGGACGGATTCACCGCCAAGGCCTGGCGGTCTTTATCTGCGTGTGTTTATGGGGAGCCAGTATTGGTCTCTTCGGCGTTGTTGTGGTGCTCTCATCACGCAGCCCGGTCCCTTCGGACGGATCGATCGGAGGCTGGATATGGCCGGCAGCCGCGTGCATGGCTCTGGCTGGTGTGGCGGACGCCGTTTCGTCAGTTTTCCGAACCACCATTTTGCAATCCGCAACCCCCGATCATCTGCGTGGGCGCCTCCAAGGCGTGTTCATCGTGGTGGTCGCTGGTGGGCCACGGCTAGGGGAAATGCTCTCCGGTGGTGTCGCCGGGGGAATTGGCGAAGGGTGGACGCTAGTCTTTGGCGGTCTGGCCTGCATTGCGGCAGCAAGTGCACTGATGCGTTGGGAACCAGGTTTCTTGCGTTATGACTCTCGGCGTCCCAGCCCCTAA
- the rarD gene encoding EamA family transporter RarD: MTQMPTTAPATTTGNPTTERSRGLLQGLGAYGLWGILPLYFLTIAAASPLEIVASRILFSLVFCAILLSVSRNWHSFFELGRDRRAMVRLTVASLLIAANWLTYTYAVLNGHAVEASLGYFINPLVSVALGVVFLKEKLRRLQWVALGFGLAAVIALTFAYGNVPYIALVLAFSFGFYGFVKNRVGRTATALTSLSMETAILTIPALGFMVWLVLSNKDTVLSSGAGHFWLLAASGIVTAVPLLLFGAAARRLPLTTLGTLQFLAPILQFIIGLTVFKEPMPPERLMGFSLVWVAVILLSIDMARVPRRLAPIKVG, translated from the coding sequence ATGACCCAAATGCCCACCACAGCACCAGCCACCACCACCGGCAACCCCACGACCGAACGCTCGAGGGGTTTGCTGCAGGGCCTCGGAGCCTACGGTCTTTGGGGAATCCTTCCGCTGTATTTTCTGACCATTGCCGCGGCCTCCCCGCTGGAGATCGTCGCCAGCCGCATTCTTTTTTCCTTGGTCTTCTGCGCGATCTTGCTCAGCGTGAGCCGGAACTGGCATTCCTTCTTCGAACTGGGCCGTGATCGCAGGGCCATGGTCCGACTCACGGTCGCCTCGCTTCTCATCGCCGCGAATTGGCTCACGTATACGTACGCGGTACTGAACGGGCATGCCGTGGAAGCGTCATTGGGTTACTTCATCAACCCGCTAGTTTCGGTTGCCCTGGGTGTCGTCTTCCTCAAAGAGAAATTGCGGAGGCTGCAATGGGTGGCACTGGGCTTCGGCCTTGCTGCGGTTATCGCCCTCACCTTTGCCTACGGCAACGTTCCCTACATCGCCCTGGTGCTGGCCTTTTCCTTTGGCTTCTACGGTTTTGTAAAGAACCGCGTGGGCCGCACCGCGACCGCACTCACGTCCCTCAGTATGGAAACGGCAATCTTGACCATTCCGGCGTTGGGATTCATGGTCTGGCTCGTGCTCTCGAATAAGGACACGGTGCTTTCATCCGGGGCCGGCCACTTCTGGTTGCTGGCGGCCAGCGGCATTGTCACAGCGGTGCCACTTTTGCTCTTTGGAGCTGCAGCGCGTCGACTCCCCTTGACGACCTTGGGGACCCTGCAATTCTTGGCCCCCATCTTGCAATTCATCATTGGATTGACGGTCTTCAAGGAGCCCATGCCGCCAGAACGCCTCATGGGGTTCTCGCTGGTCTGGGTCGCGGTGATCCTGCTCAGCATCGACATGGCGAGAGTGCCCCGCAGACTGGCGCCCATCAAGGTGGGCTAG
- a CDS encoding Fur family transcriptional regulator encodes MDHMDYSAQMRDLGLRVTRGRLAVLDALESHPHSSAERVVIAVHRTLPEVSIQSVYNVLNDLTEQGMLRRFTPPYSAALYETRVNDNHHHAICTSCGRIEDVECAVGHAPCLTPSNSHGMEIQLADVLYQGICEDCRKTDAA; translated from the coding sequence ATGGATCACATGGACTATTCGGCTCAGATGCGGGATCTCGGACTGCGGGTTACCCGCGGCCGCCTTGCCGTCCTCGATGCCTTGGAAAGCCACCCGCATTCCTCTGCGGAGAGAGTTGTCATCGCCGTCCACCGGACGTTGCCAGAAGTTTCCATTCAGTCCGTTTACAACGTGCTTAATGATCTGACCGAGCAAGGCATGTTGCGCCGCTTCACTCCCCCATATTCCGCGGCGCTCTATGAGACACGCGTTAATGACAATCACCATCACGCCATTTGCACCAGCTGCGGCCGCATCGAAGACGTCGAATGCGCGGTGGGCCACGCCCCCTGCCTGACACCGTCGAACAGCCACGGCATGGAAATCCAGCTTGCCGATGTCCTCTACCAGGGCATCTGCGAAGACTGCAGGAAAACCGATGCGGCCTAG
- the htpX gene encoding zinc metalloprotease HtpX: MHTHNNGLKTAGLLGGMFALLLAIGALLASGTGSSSFIWIFALIGVATTAYGYWNSDKIAIRSMQAYPVTEAEQPAMYRIVRELSMTAQEPMPRLYVSPTMAPNAFATGRNPQNAAVCCTEGILGLLNERELRGVLGHELMHVYNRDILTSSVAAAVAGVITALAQFLLFFGGGDRRNVNPLALIAMSLLAPLASTVIQMAISRTREYDADEDGAKLTNDPLALASALRKLESGVQRAPLPSDDQRLVNTSHLMIANPFAGGAKKLFATHPPMDDRVARLEKMAGQSLGY, encoded by the coding sequence GTGCACACTCACAACAACGGCCTGAAGACCGCGGGATTGCTTGGCGGCATGTTCGCTCTGTTGCTGGCCATTGGTGCTCTGCTGGCATCCGGAACTGGAAGTAGCAGCTTCATCTGGATCTTCGCGCTGATCGGTGTCGCGACTACGGCCTACGGTTACTGGAATAGTGACAAGATTGCTATCCGCTCGATGCAGGCCTACCCGGTGACCGAAGCGGAGCAACCTGCCATGTATCGGATCGTACGAGAACTGTCGATGACAGCTCAGGAACCGATGCCGCGGTTATACGTCTCGCCGACCATGGCCCCGAATGCCTTTGCCACCGGACGTAATCCGCAGAATGCGGCTGTGTGTTGCACCGAAGGAATCTTGGGATTGCTTAATGAACGTGAATTGCGTGGGGTCCTCGGCCACGAGCTGATGCACGTTTATAACCGCGACATCCTAACCTCCTCGGTCGCGGCCGCCGTTGCCGGTGTCATCACCGCGCTCGCGCAATTCCTACTCTTCTTTGGCGGAGGAGACCGTCGCAACGTCAATCCGCTGGCGCTGATCGCCATGTCGTTATTGGCGCCGTTGGCATCCACCGTGATCCAAATGGCAATCAGCCGCACGCGCGAATACGACGCGGACGAAGATGGCGCCAAATTGACTAATGACCCGCTGGCTTTGGCGTCGGCACTACGCAAGCTGGAGAGCGGTGTGCAACGTGCTCCGCTGCCCAGTGATGACCAGCGCTTGGTCAACACCTCGCACCTGATGATTGCCAATCCTTTCGCCGGAGGAGCCAAGAAACTCTTCGCAACCCACCCGCCGATGGACGACCGCGTCGCTCGGTTGGAGAAGATGGCTGGCCAGTCCCTCGGCTACTGA
- a CDS encoding FAD-dependent oxidoreductase yields the protein MSDSAVRPLRVAIIGAGPAGVYAADILTKAEREFEVSIDLLDAYPAPYGLIRYGVAPDHPRIKGIVNALHKVLDRGDIRFLGNVTYGRDLTLSDIRGMYDAVIFATGAIKDANMDIPGIDLEGSYGAADFVSWYDGQPDVPRTWPLEAKEIAVLGNGNVALDVARVLSKHAEDLLVTEIPENVFEGLKNSPVTDVHIFGRRGPAQVKFTPLELRELSHSRDVDIVLYPEDFEFDEASDALIKSNNQVKTMVNTLTNWIVEEQDTGASRRLHLHFLHSPIEVVGEDGKVSGIKFERQELDGSGNVRGTGEIVDYPVQAVYRAIGYHGSELAELEFDEKRGVVPNEGGRVLDADGAPIPGLYTTGWIKRGPVGLIGHTKGDALETIGNLLEDRLSLPVASRPGEDAIIELLESRGIEYTTWDGWKKLDAHEISLGMAASPTQTSVGPVDRARIKIVDRNEMVQISRG from the coding sequence GTGTCCGATTCAGCAGTTCGCCCGCTCCGTGTCGCCATTATCGGGGCAGGTCCGGCCGGCGTCTACGCTGCCGATATTCTGACCAAGGCGGAGCGTGAATTTGAGGTCAGCATCGACCTGCTCGATGCCTACCCCGCTCCCTATGGACTGATCCGCTACGGCGTTGCCCCGGATCATCCGCGGATCAAGGGAATCGTCAACGCACTACACAAGGTGCTCGATCGGGGCGACATTCGTTTCTTGGGGAACGTGACCTACGGTCGTGACCTCACCTTGAGCGATATCCGCGGGATGTATGACGCAGTCATCTTCGCGACCGGCGCCATCAAGGACGCAAACATGGATATTCCTGGAATTGATCTTGAGGGTTCCTACGGTGCAGCAGATTTTGTTTCTTGGTACGACGGGCAGCCCGACGTACCTCGGACCTGGCCGCTTGAGGCAAAGGAAATTGCCGTCCTAGGAAACGGCAACGTGGCTTTGGACGTTGCTCGTGTGCTTTCCAAGCACGCCGAAGACCTCCTGGTGACGGAAATCCCCGAGAATGTTTTTGAGGGACTGAAGAATTCGCCGGTCACGGATGTTCATATTTTTGGACGCCGTGGACCGGCACAGGTGAAGTTCACACCGTTGGAGCTGCGCGAACTGAGCCACAGCCGCGACGTTGACATCGTCCTCTACCCGGAAGACTTCGAGTTCGACGAGGCTTCGGATGCATTAATTAAGTCAAACAACCAGGTCAAGACGATGGTTAACACCCTGACCAACTGGATTGTTGAGGAGCAGGATACCGGCGCATCGCGACGACTGCACCTGCACTTCCTTCATTCGCCCATTGAGGTTGTTGGCGAAGACGGCAAGGTCTCCGGCATCAAGTTTGAGCGCCAGGAACTTGACGGCTCCGGCAACGTGCGGGGAACCGGGGAAATTGTCGACTACCCGGTCCAAGCGGTGTACCGAGCCATTGGTTACCACGGCTCTGAGCTGGCTGAGCTCGAATTTGATGAAAAGCGGGGTGTTGTCCCCAATGAAGGAGGTCGCGTCCTGGACGCCGACGGCGCGCCTATTCCTGGGCTCTACACCACTGGTTGGATCAAGCGTGGTCCGGTTGGCTTGATTGGCCACACCAAGGGTGACGCGTTGGAGACGATTGGGAATCTGCTGGAGGATCGACTGTCACTGCCGGTGGCTAGCCGCCCCGGCGAAGACGCGATCATCGAATTGCTGGAGTCTCGCGGCATTGAATACACGACGTGGGATGGCTGGAAGAAGCTTGATGCCCACGAAATTTCCCTGGGTATGGCAGCGTCCCCCACGCAGACGTCAGTGGGTCCGGTTGATCGGGCTCGCATCAAAATTGTTGACCGAAATGAAATGGTTCAGATCTCTCGCGGCTAA
- the helR gene encoding RNA polymerase recycling motor ATPase HelR, translating to MTQRPTTATKPTVTFPESAFNPGLLGTAKSAPSLISGDEQHFSAIASTLKQRLSELSTALDSARKGPRAHGQEALERDMEVHRLATRLRTLNRFGLDLCLGRMEAADGTEPIYVGRLGLTDDDGHRLLIDWRSPAAAPFFAATHAHPMGLVARRRYRWSAGLISDYWDEVFTTDRLESTVALDDQSAFIASLGVNRSKKMRDVVSTIQADQDAIIRAPSRGALVVDGGPGTGKTVVALHRAAYLLYSDPRVGHHLGGVLFIGPHQPYLAYISDVLPGLGEEGVRVCTLRDLDPAGETAVPESDRGLAALKSSVEMVSAISTAVGFFQEPPTQSTIITTEWAELELDARDWAEAFSAPEDGTPHNEAREAVHEALLDILVDKLDADTPIDMVRAALATHPNLNAALSAAWPMLEPANIVAGMFTIPTFLAMCAPWLSEAQIHSLQRSDGLAWTDADLPLLDAARERLGDSGASARRARRRTELAARRREMASVIEEAILADDSELLVSSMLRGEDMAEKLDQAADLPVESADPLAGPFTHIVVDEAQELSDAQWQMLLRRCPSGSFTIVGDRAQAREGFEESWEQRLTRIGLKRISVSTLSINYRTPAEIMVQARAAITAELPDANVPQSIRTGGAPVERGSVADLSVRLTTWLVQHPTGHAAVIGHPDFAPRPRVASLTPVLAKGLEFDLVIVVNPQDFGTGITGAVDRYVAMTRATGTLLILEDH from the coding sequence ATGACTCAGCGACCAACAACTGCCACCAAGCCCACTGTTACATTCCCCGAAAGCGCCTTCAACCCGGGTCTCTTAGGTACCGCAAAATCTGCTCCATCATTGATTAGCGGCGACGAACAGCATTTTTCCGCCATCGCATCGACCCTCAAACAACGGCTCTCCGAACTCTCCACCGCCCTTGATAGTGCCCGAAAGGGTCCACGCGCACATGGTCAGGAAGCACTGGAACGAGATATGGAGGTGCACCGGCTGGCCACCCGTCTGCGCACCCTGAACCGTTTCGGGCTTGATTTATGTTTGGGCCGGATGGAGGCTGCCGACGGTACGGAACCGATCTATGTGGGTCGACTCGGGCTCACCGATGATGACGGGCACCGCTTACTGATCGACTGGCGCTCCCCCGCCGCTGCCCCCTTCTTCGCTGCCACTCATGCCCATCCAATGGGTCTGGTCGCTAGACGCCGGTACCGCTGGTCCGCGGGACTCATTAGTGACTATTGGGACGAGGTCTTCACCACCGATCGCCTCGAATCCACCGTTGCCCTTGATGATCAGTCGGCGTTCATCGCCAGTCTGGGCGTTAATAGGTCGAAAAAGATGCGTGACGTGGTGAGCACCATTCAGGCCGACCAGGATGCGATCATCAGGGCGCCCTCGCGGGGCGCCTTGGTGGTCGACGGCGGGCCGGGGACGGGCAAAACCGTTGTGGCTCTGCACCGCGCGGCATATTTGCTCTATTCGGATCCACGCGTCGGTCATCATCTGGGTGGGGTACTTTTCATCGGCCCGCACCAGCCGTATCTTGCCTACATTTCCGATGTCCTGCCGGGACTTGGTGAAGAAGGAGTTCGAGTCTGCACGCTCAGGGACCTCGACCCCGCCGGTGAAACCGCCGTGCCCGAATCCGATCGAGGACTCGCAGCGCTGAAGTCCAGCGTCGAGATGGTCTCGGCGATCTCCACGGCCGTCGGTTTCTTCCAGGAGCCACCCACACAGAGCACCATCATCACCACCGAATGGGCGGAATTGGAGCTCGATGCGCGGGACTGGGCAGAGGCCTTCTCCGCGCCGGAGGACGGAACTCCGCACAATGAGGCCCGGGAAGCGGTCCACGAGGCGCTGCTAGACATCCTGGTCGACAAGCTTGATGCGGATACTCCCATCGACATGGTCCGTGCTGCGCTGGCGACTCATCCGAATCTGAACGCCGCACTTTCGGCGGCGTGGCCGATGCTGGAACCGGCCAACATCGTCGCCGGCATGTTCACGATTCCCACATTCCTGGCCATGTGCGCACCCTGGCTGAGCGAAGCCCAGATTCACTCATTACAACGCAGCGACGGGCTGGCCTGGACGGATGCCGATCTTCCGCTATTGGATGCCGCACGGGAGCGTTTGGGCGATTCGGGAGCCTCGGCACGCCGGGCTCGCCGCAGGACGGAGCTGGCGGCCAGACGCCGGGAGATGGCCAGCGTCATCGAGGAAGCCATCCTTGCCGATGATTCGGAATTACTCGTCAGCTCGATGCTGCGCGGGGAGGACATGGCCGAAAAACTAGACCAGGCGGCCGATTTACCTGTGGAAAGTGCCGATCCGTTGGCCGGACCCTTTACGCACATCGTGGTCGATGAGGCGCAGGAACTCAGTGATGCCCAATGGCAGATGCTGCTGCGCCGCTGCCCGTCGGGTTCCTTCACCATCGTCGGGGACCGTGCGCAGGCACGGGAGGGATTTGAAGAGTCATGGGAACAACGCCTCACCCGGATCGGCTTGAAGCGCATCAGCGTATCCACCCTGTCCATCAACTACCGCACCCCGGCCGAAATCATGGTTCAGGCGCGGGCCGCCATCACCGCCGAACTACCCGATGCCAACGTGCCGCAATCCATCCGCACCGGGGGCGCGCCCGTTGAACGAGGCAGTGTCGCGGATCTGTCGGTGCGCCTTACCACGTGGTTGGTTCAGCATCCCACGGGGCACGCGGCCGTCATCGGGCACCCGGACTTCGCGCCGCGTCCGCGCGTCGCCTCGCTGACTCCGGTACTGGCGAAGGGACTGGAATTTGATCTGGTTATCGTGGTGAACCCGCAAGACTTCGGCACGGGAATCACCGGTGCCGTGGATCGTTATGTCGCCATGACCCGCGCGACGGGAACGCTGCTGATCCTGGAGGATCACTAG
- a CDS encoding IS1249 family transposase, whose amino-acid sequence MNGSGKSKQCEVCGSALKRNGKTSAGTQRWRCIHCGASSVKKRPDLKRRAELNLFLQWILGKQSQASYNPGTGRTLRHNTQWCWAIEPSLAPTGEVHLQIQMDGIYLGRGWCCLIAIANGKTIGWQWCDSEKRVAWIALLEQFPAPRVVIIDGGSGLAAALSQAWPETRVQRCLVHVQRNVRTYLTLRPRTDAGRALRRISLALTRIKTREHATQWMQALQEWHHTFGDVIKERTYPAGPGGHRPKGVKPTQTWWYTHTRLRSAYKLLERLVRSGELFTYLEPEFDGLAIASTTNHIEGGVNTQLRALLRGHRGMPPAHAKRAVEWWLYSHSEKPTEPHTLIRPEHLNTKPVKKQIQEETIGPELIGTALTEAEGLWVRKGWAGRPC is encoded by the coding sequence GTGAATGGTTCTGGAAAATCGAAGCAATGTGAAGTATGCGGATCTGCCCTGAAACGCAATGGAAAGACCTCAGCCGGAACCCAACGCTGGAGGTGCATCCACTGCGGGGCCAGCAGTGTCAAGAAGCGCCCTGACCTGAAACGTCGAGCCGAGCTAAACCTGTTCCTCCAATGGATCTTGGGGAAACAGTCCCAGGCCTCCTACAACCCCGGCACGGGTAGAACCCTCCGACATAACACCCAGTGGTGTTGGGCGATCGAACCATCCCTAGCGCCCACCGGCGAAGTCCACCTGCAGATCCAAATGGACGGCATCTATCTAGGACGTGGGTGGTGTTGCCTGATCGCGATTGCCAACGGCAAAACCATTGGCTGGCAGTGGTGCGATAGTGAAAAGAGGGTGGCCTGGATAGCGTTGCTGGAACAGTTCCCAGCACCCCGGGTCGTGATCATTGACGGTGGCTCTGGGCTAGCGGCAGCACTGTCGCAAGCGTGGCCAGAGACTCGCGTTCAACGCTGCCTGGTCCATGTCCAACGCAACGTGCGCACTTATCTGACCCTGCGACCACGAACGGACGCGGGAAGAGCCCTTCGGCGAATTTCCCTTGCCCTGACACGCATCAAGACCCGAGAACACGCCACCCAGTGGATGCAAGCGCTGCAGGAATGGCACCACACCTTCGGGGACGTGATCAAGGAACGCACCTACCCGGCGGGACCTGGCGGCCACCGGCCCAAAGGTGTGAAGCCCACCCAAACCTGGTGGTACACCCACACTCGCCTACGTTCGGCCTACAAACTCCTCGAACGGCTGGTGCGCAGTGGTGAGCTCTTCACCTACCTGGAGCCAGAATTTGATGGGCTGGCCATCGCTTCGACAACCAACCACATCGAGGGCGGCGTTAACACTCAGCTCCGTGCGCTGCTGCGCGGGCACCGTGGCATGCCGCCGGCCCATGCGAAACGGGCGGTCGAATGGTGGCTCTACTCCCACAGTGAGAAACCAACTGAACCGCACACTCTCATCCGGCCTGAACACCTCAACACGAAACCAGTGAAGAAGCAGATCCAGGAGGAAACGATTGGGCCGGAACTCATCGGCACCGCACTGACTGAAGCCGAAGGGCTCTGGGTCAGAAAAGGATGGGCCGGCAGACCCTGCTGA
- a CDS encoding catalase — translation MSENFTTTQSGAPVASDEHSLTSGPDGITALHDRYLVEKLAAFNRERVPERNPHAKGGGAFGEFTVTEDVSKYTRAAVFQPGAKSETLLRFSSVAGEQGSPDTWRDVRGFALRFYTTEGNYDVVGNNTPVFFIRDGLKFPDFIHSQKRLGASGLRDADMQWDFWTHSPESAHQVTYLMGDRGLPTSWREMNGYGSHTYQWINAEGERFWVQYHFHSRQGVHNMSNEEAEKLAGSDADFYRRDLFDNIEAGNYPTWDVSVQIMPYEEGKTYRFNPFDMTKVWPHADYPLIPVGHFTLNRNPRNFFAEIEQAAFSPSNLVPGIDISPDKMLMARVFSYPDAQRNRIGTNYNQLPVNQPHAATVNNYMHEGSMQYHFNDADARVYTPNSFGGPAAQPERAGEGGWETDGEMVRAAQTLRSEDDDFGQAGTLYRDVFSAESKERFHDNLLGQCNGITIDSIREGFFVYWSNVDANLGQILRDGYAAGVAGSTDGASEMAGKV, via the coding sequence TTGAGCGAGAACTTCACCACCACACAGAGCGGTGCCCCCGTTGCCAGCGACGAACATTCGCTAACCTCCGGCCCCGACGGCATCACCGCCCTCCACGATCGTTACCTCGTCGAGAAGCTTGCCGCGTTCAACCGCGAGCGCGTGCCGGAGCGCAACCCGCACGCCAAGGGCGGCGGCGCCTTCGGTGAATTCACCGTCACCGAGGACGTCTCGAAGTACACCCGCGCAGCCGTCTTCCAGCCGGGCGCCAAATCCGAGACGCTGCTGCGTTTCTCCTCGGTTGCCGGCGAGCAGGGTTCCCCCGACACCTGGCGCGACGTGCGTGGCTTCGCACTTCGCTTCTACACCACCGAGGGCAACTACGATGTGGTCGGCAACAACACCCCGGTGTTCTTCATCCGCGATGGTCTTAAGTTCCCGGACTTCATCCACTCGCAGAAGCGCCTGGGCGCCTCCGGCCTGCGCGATGCCGACATGCAGTGGGACTTCTGGACGCACTCCCCCGAGTCCGCACACCAGGTGACCTACCTGATGGGTGACCGCGGCCTGCCGACCTCCTGGCGCGAAATGAACGGCTACGGCTCGCACACCTACCAGTGGATCAACGCCGAGGGCGAGCGCTTCTGGGTGCAGTACCACTTCCATTCCCGCCAGGGCGTGCATAACATGTCCAATGAAGAGGCCGAGAAGCTTGCGGGCTCCGACGCCGACTTCTACCGTCGCGACCTGTTCGACAACATCGAGGCCGGCAACTACCCGACCTGGGATGTTTCCGTCCAGATCATGCCGTACGAAGAGGGCAAGACCTACCGCTTCAACCCGTTCGACATGACCAAGGTCTGGCCGCACGCGGACTACCCGCTGATCCCGGTTGGCCACTTCACGCTTAACCGCAACCCGCGCAACTTCTTCGCCGAGATCGAGCAGGCGGCGTTCTCGCCCTCGAACTTGGTCCCGGGCATCGACATCAGCCCCGACAAGATGCTGATGGCACGCGTGTTCTCCTACCCGGATGCCCAGCGCAACCGCATCGGCACCAACTACAACCAGTTGCCGGTCAACCAGCCGCACGCGGCCACGGTGAACAACTACATGCATGAGGGCTCCATGCAGTACCACTTCAACGACGCAGACGCCCGCGTCTACACCCCGAACTCCTTCGGCGGCCCGGCTGCACAGCCGGAACGTGCCGGCGAAGGCGGCTGGGAAACCGACGGCGAGATGGTTCGTGCCGCGCAGACCCTGCGCTCCGAGGACGATGACTTCGGCCAGGCCGGAACGCTGTACCGCGATGTCTTCAGCGCCGAGTCCAAGGAACGCTTCCACGACAACCTGCTGGGCCAGTGCAACGGCATCACCATAGATTCCATTCGCGAAGGATTCTTCGTCTACTGGAGCAACGTTGATGCCAACCTCGGCCAGATCTTGCGCGACGGCTACGCAGCCGGCGTTGCGGGTTCAACCGACGGCGCTTCTGAAATGGCGGGCAAGGTCTAA